A genome region from Geobacter pickeringii includes the following:
- a CDS encoding cytochrome c3 family protein gives MKARLTLAVAGVTLMAATVASAASIVGSKHDMSATTTTAGETTQICIFCHTPHNPVAQIPLWNRTGQNANTVFKLYTSSSTLDMYNAVSAGFKPSGFTTNSISLFCMSCHDGSPLGGGVHNHPSDAQGAFAADKRNSRGGGSGTYTGDVISGTAADLRTKFGTDLTKSHPVNIPYNAALDANKAFYAASGALINGGGTLTNGLPLFKATFGATTLLSVECSSCHAVHGSKAMSGSTNFLRTTMAGSKLCLGCHNK, from the coding sequence ATGAAAGCACGTCTTACGCTCGCCGTCGCAGGGGTAACCCTGATGGCGGCAACGGTCGCCTCGGCGGCCAGCATCGTTGGCAGCAAGCATGACATGAGCGCCACAACGACCACTGCCGGAGAGACCACCCAGATCTGCATCTTCTGCCACACCCCGCACAACCCGGTGGCCCAGATCCCCCTCTGGAACCGCACCGGCCAGAATGCCAACACTGTCTTCAAGCTCTACACCTCCTCCTCGACCCTTGACATGTACAACGCTGTGTCGGCCGGCTTTAAGCCGTCGGGCTTCACCACCAACAGCATCTCGCTCTTCTGCATGAGCTGCCACGACGGCAGCCCGCTCGGTGGCGGCGTCCACAACCATCCTTCCGACGCCCAGGGCGCCTTTGCTGCCGACAAGCGCAACTCCCGCGGCGGTGGCAGCGGCACGTACACCGGCGACGTAATCTCGGGTACGGCGGCTGACTTGAGAACCAAGTTCGGCACCGACTTGACCAAGAGCCATCCGGTCAACATCCCTTATAATGCCGCTCTTGATGCCAACAAGGCGTTCTATGCCGCCAGTGGTGCCCTGATCAACGGCGGCGGTACCCTTACCAACGGTCTTCCGCTCTTTAAGGCGACCTTTGGGGCCACGACGCTTCTGTCCGTAGAGTGCTCTTCCTGCCACGCGGTTCATGGCTCAAAGGCGATGAGCGGCTCGACCAACTTCCTCCGGACCACCATGGCTGGCAGCAAGCTCTGTCTTGGCTGTCACAACAAGTAG
- a CDS encoding 6-bladed beta-propeller, producing the protein MRRLSLFSKFAIMLCATTLFAGCATQEAGQQRRYFWPPLPERPRIEWIKAYSSQLDFPKEGFGSILTAIAGDEEPLRFSKPLDIRSNGQGQVYVVDVGYNVVFVYDLLKKQVRIMGGEESGQLSKPVSLAIDGDGNIYVSEVEKGLVLVFDKDEKPLRAMKLSDTVQKIGGLAIDREQKRLLVTDARGHKVDVFSLDGKHLFSFGSRGEKQGEFNFPIAVTVNHKGEIIVVDAMNARVQIFDGEGKFLRAFGNRGDGPADFQLLKGVAVDSDDNIYVTEGKGHKMVVFSRQGDYLITIGGLYSILQTGKQAPGGFVIPQGIDIDASDRIYVVDQLNQRFQVLQYLSDRYLKENPISGFNPQ; encoded by the coding sequence ATGAGACGGCTGTCACTGTTCAGTAAATTCGCCATAATGCTTTGTGCAACGACTCTCTTTGCCGGGTGCGCCACCCAGGAAGCCGGCCAGCAGCGTCGTTACTTCTGGCCTCCGCTTCCCGAGCGCCCCCGGATCGAGTGGATCAAGGCTTACAGCAGTCAACTCGATTTCCCCAAGGAAGGGTTCGGTTCCATTCTTACCGCCATTGCCGGAGATGAAGAGCCGCTTCGCTTCTCCAAACCCCTCGATATCAGGTCGAACGGGCAGGGGCAGGTGTATGTGGTGGATGTCGGCTACAACGTGGTTTTCGTCTATGACCTGCTGAAGAAGCAGGTCCGGATCATGGGGGGGGAGGAGAGCGGTCAGTTGAGTAAGCCGGTTTCCCTGGCGATCGACGGCGATGGGAATATCTACGTTTCGGAAGTCGAAAAGGGGCTCGTTCTGGTTTTTGACAAGGATGAAAAACCGCTCCGCGCCATGAAGCTCAGCGATACGGTCCAGAAGATAGGCGGTCTGGCGATCGATCGGGAACAGAAGCGGCTCCTGGTAACGGATGCCCGCGGCCACAAGGTCGACGTCTTCTCCCTCGACGGCAAGCACCTCTTCAGTTTCGGATCTCGGGGAGAGAAACAGGGTGAATTCAACTTCCCCATCGCCGTGACGGTGAATCACAAGGGGGAGATTATCGTCGTTGATGCCATGAATGCCCGGGTGCAGATATTCGATGGGGAAGGGAAGTTTCTGCGCGCCTTTGGCAACCGCGGCGACGGTCCGGCCGATTTCCAGCTGCTCAAGGGGGTGGCGGTCGACTCGGACGACAATATCTATGTCACCGAGGGGAAGGGGCACAAGATGGTAGTGTTCAGCCGCCAGGGCGATTATCTGATCACCATCGGCGGCCTTTACTCCATCCTGCAGACGGGTAAGCAAGCCCCGGGCGGTTTCGTTATCCCGCAGGGGATAGATATCGATGCCTCTGATCGGATCTATGTGGTGGACCAGTTAAATCAGCGTTTTCAGGTGCTTCAGTACCTTTCCGATCGTTATCTGAAAGAGAATCCGATCTCCGGCTTCAATCCTCAATAG
- a CDS encoding cytochrome c3 family protein: MFRKGIVITVAVAATLIASATAALAAVSFIYPAPNSWVERSNYLILKLNNPEITGVKINVNGVPGDLLEVSSTEYRKAFQDLLIVQPVWDRGRNEVSVEAYVGKDRAETAQALIYYSPPGDQVAPPPEFTRYLFHLPDSELRCVGCHTMEPSATQAMSTREKENPCIGCHKRMLNVKFVHGPAGTYSCVYCHKETSSPKYAVVKREAALCNECHEDKAAEFAKKKFVHGPIAGGMCEVCHDSHGSANYGQLKAPVNDLCLSCHESVRRIPHVVRTTTGEGHPVSGRKDPSAPKSGREMSCISCHNPHAGNVRYYFQNDSADRLQLCQMCHNK, from the coding sequence ATGTTCCGGAAAGGGATAGTGATAACCGTGGCGGTTGCAGCCACACTCATTGCCAGCGCTACGGCTGCCTTGGCTGCTGTTTCATTCATCTATCCAGCTCCCAACAGCTGGGTCGAGCGCTCCAACTATCTGATCCTCAAGCTTAACAATCCGGAAATTACGGGGGTCAAAATCAACGTCAACGGCGTGCCCGGAGATCTGCTGGAAGTGTCGTCGACTGAATACCGTAAGGCGTTCCAGGATCTCCTCATCGTGCAGCCGGTCTGGGACCGGGGGCGCAACGAGGTGAGCGTTGAGGCGTACGTCGGCAAGGACCGCGCGGAAACCGCCCAGGCGCTCATCTACTATTCACCCCCCGGAGACCAGGTTGCGCCGCCCCCGGAGTTTACCCGTTATCTCTTCCATCTCCCCGATTCGGAGCTCCGCTGCGTCGGCTGCCACACCATGGAGCCTTCCGCAACGCAGGCGATGAGCACTCGTGAAAAGGAAAACCCCTGCATCGGTTGTCACAAACGGATGTTGAACGTGAAATTCGTCCATGGCCCTGCGGGAACCTATTCCTGCGTCTACTGCCATAAAGAGACGTCGTCGCCCAAGTATGCCGTCGTCAAGCGCGAGGCGGCACTCTGCAACGAGTGCCATGAGGACAAGGCGGCGGAGTTCGCCAAGAAGAAATTTGTTCATGGCCCCATTGCGGGGGGGATGTGCGAGGTCTGCCACGACTCCCATGGAAGTGCCAACTATGGCCAGCTCAAGGCGCCGGTCAACGATCTCTGTCTTTCGTGCCACGAATCGGTCCGAAGAATTCCCCACGTCGTGCGGACCACCACGGGGGAGGGACACCCGGTGAGCGGCCGCAAGGATCCGTCGGCTCCCAAATCGGGGCGCGAGATGTCGTGCATTTCCTGTCATAACCCCCACGCAGGGAATGTTCGCTACTACTTCCAGAACGACTCTGCGGATCGGCTTCAGCTTTGTCAGATGTGCCATAACAAATAA
- a CDS encoding cytochrome c3 family protein yields MIRSPFHGLCLGIAVFLLLLAAGASAAPLPGIPDGCNTRCHKSKVREQFVHGPVGADDCIACHRPVGGEHPRDRGVFMLAGEREKLCYLCHEGKAAKRVVHPPVAQGDCLACHDPHQSPYAMQLKALGSDLCFTCHDAAAFRQKHGHAPVASGNCLGCHDPHQSDSRFLLKADGAGLCFLCHDKNLAMGVSKHKPVADGKCVSCHAPHGSEWPKLLRNAFPAPFYLPYAQANFALCFDCHEKNIAQDRRTDTLTGFRNGDVNLHFVHINKADKGRSCKTCHDPHAARQQRLIKEHIPGFGTWEIPISYTKTETGGTCVVGCHKPKSYDRIRAMKNP; encoded by the coding sequence ATGATCAGATCGCCGTTTCACGGGCTATGCCTCGGCATAGCCGTCTTTCTCCTCCTGCTGGCTGCCGGGGCGTCCGCTGCTCCTCTCCCCGGAATTCCCGATGGCTGCAATACCCGTTGCCACAAGAGCAAGGTTCGGGAGCAGTTCGTTCACGGCCCCGTCGGAGCCGATGACTGCATCGCCTGTCACCGCCCCGTCGGTGGCGAACACCCGAGGGACCGCGGCGTGTTCATGCTGGCGGGAGAGCGGGAAAAACTCTGCTATCTCTGTCACGAAGGGAAGGCTGCCAAGCGGGTTGTTCATCCCCCCGTTGCCCAAGGAGATTGTCTCGCCTGCCACGATCCGCATCAATCACCCTATGCCATGCAACTCAAGGCTCTGGGGAGCGACCTCTGCTTTACCTGCCACGACGCGGCGGCATTCAGGCAGAAGCATGGCCACGCTCCCGTGGCGTCCGGCAACTGTCTGGGATGCCACGACCCGCACCAGTCCGACAGTCGCTTCCTCCTCAAGGCTGACGGGGCCGGCCTCTGCTTTCTCTGCCATGACAAAAATTTGGCCATGGGCGTGTCAAAACACAAGCCGGTAGCCGATGGGAAATGCGTCTCATGTCACGCTCCCCACGGCTCCGAATGGCCCAAGCTTCTCAGGAATGCCTTTCCGGCACCATTCTATCTCCCCTATGCACAGGCCAACTTTGCGCTCTGTTTTGACTGCCACGAGAAGAATATCGCCCAGGACCGGAGGACCGACACGCTCACCGGTTTCCGCAACGGAGACGTCAATCTCCATTTCGTTCACATCAACAAGGCAGACAAGGGGCGCTCCTGTAAGACCTGCCACGACCCTCACGCGGCCAGGCAGCAACGGCTGATCAAGGAACACATTCCCGGCTTTGGTACCTGGGAGATTCCGATCAGTTATACGAAAACCGAGACGGGGGGGACCTGTGTGGTGGGGTGTCACAAGCCGAAATCATACGACAGAATTCGAGCGATGAAGAATCCCTGA
- the ccsB gene encoding c-type cytochrome biogenesis protein CcsB, protein MTSSMMFNIATFSYLVSMLIFFAFLATKVKGVGLAGSLASYFGFIVHTTAIVLRWKESYDIGHGHAPLSNLYESVTFFAWTIILIFGIIDLKYKYRVVGAFVVPFALFGMAWAQLGLSSGIEPLVPALQSNWLLYHVITCFLGYAAFAVACGLSIMYLIKAGQEGSADSTAQAGGVISMFPSIKVLDDLNYKAIMVGFPLLTLGIITGAAWANYAWGTYWSWDPKETWSLIVWFVYAAFLHARITRGWVGKRAAILSIVGFAATIFCYLGVNLVLSGLHSYGGR, encoded by the coding sequence ATGACCAGTTCTATGATGTTCAATATAGCCACGTTTTCCTACCTGGTTTCCATGCTGATCTTCTTCGCTTTCCTGGCGACCAAGGTCAAAGGGGTGGGGCTGGCGGGCAGCCTCGCCTCCTACTTCGGATTCATCGTTCATACCACGGCCATCGTGCTTCGCTGGAAAGAGTCGTATGACATCGGTCATGGGCACGCCCCTCTCTCCAACCTCTATGAGTCGGTGACGTTCTTTGCCTGGACGATCATCCTGATCTTCGGCATCATCGATCTGAAGTACAAGTATCGGGTCGTTGGCGCCTTTGTCGTTCCATTCGCGCTCTTCGGCATGGCATGGGCCCAGCTGGGGCTCAGCAGCGGCATCGAGCCGTTGGTGCCGGCGCTTCAGAGCAACTGGCTCCTCTATCACGTCATTACCTGCTTCCTTGGGTATGCGGCATTCGCCGTCGCCTGTGGTCTTTCGATCATGTACCTGATCAAGGCGGGGCAGGAGGGTTCGGCGGACAGCACCGCCCAGGCCGGCGGCGTCATCTCGATGTTTCCTTCGATCAAGGTGCTCGACGACCTGAATTACAAGGCGATCATGGTCGGCTTCCCGCTCCTTACCCTCGGTATCATCACGGGAGCGGCCTGGGCGAACTATGCCTGGGGAACCTACTGGAGCTGGGACCCGAAGGAGACCTGGTCGCTGATCGTCTGGTTTGTCTATGCGGCGTTTCTCCACGCGCGGATCACGCGCGGCTGGGTCGGCAAGCGGGCCGCAATCCTTTCCATTGTCGGTTTTGCCGCCACCATTTTCTGCTACCTCGGCGTGAACCTCGTGCTGTCAGGGCTCCATAGTTACGGCGGCCGCTAA
- the resB gene encoding cytochrome c biogenesis protein ResB, with the protein MTNSNRGFLQALWDFFCSLKLAISLLILLAATSIIGTIIPQGQLRPEYLQTISQAKLKLYSTLGFFDMYHSWWFMLLLYLFTVNIVACSIKRLPRVWKIISEPTLVMTDSFEKSLALTHDFKPGGDAATLRDKMVAFLKAEFAAPVVTEHDGEYHLFAQKAPYSRLGVYVVHLSIVIIFIGALIGSFFGFKGFVNITEGGSVSAVQTFSGQRINLGFSVKCDDFKATFYDTGAPKEFRSVLTVTDNGRVVIDKRPVIVNDPLTYKGITFYQSSYGQAEEGGLFHFTVRDRKGGAPVKISAGYGEKKPLPDGSMMQVLEATQEVSQFVPQFNGPAARIEVTPKGGQPLAFIVFRNFPNFDEQRGGAQIFTYDGSDEKMYTGLQVAKDPGVWVVWTGCFMMVLGCCMAFFMSHKRIWVRVRKGHVTIGGGASKNPAGFQILFDELVDKLKKQ; encoded by the coding sequence TTGACAAACAGTAATCGAGGCTTTTTGCAGGCGTTGTGGGACTTTTTCTGTTCCCTCAAACTCGCCATATCCCTTCTCATCCTCCTTGCTGCCACGTCGATTATCGGGACCATCATCCCGCAGGGGCAGTTGAGGCCGGAGTACCTGCAGACCATCAGCCAAGCCAAGCTCAAGCTGTACAGCACCCTCGGCTTTTTCGACATGTACCACTCCTGGTGGTTCATGCTCCTGCTGTACCTCTTCACGGTCAACATCGTCGCCTGCTCCATCAAGCGGCTGCCGCGGGTCTGGAAGATAATCTCCGAACCGACCCTCGTGATGACCGACAGTTTCGAGAAGAGTCTCGCCCTTACCCATGATTTCAAGCCCGGCGGCGATGCGGCGACCCTGCGGGACAAGATGGTGGCCTTTCTCAAGGCGGAATTTGCCGCGCCGGTGGTGACCGAGCATGACGGCGAGTACCATCTCTTCGCCCAGAAGGCCCCCTACAGCCGTCTCGGCGTCTACGTGGTGCACCTGAGCATCGTCATAATATTCATCGGCGCCCTCATCGGCTCGTTCTTCGGTTTCAAGGGGTTTGTGAATATTACCGAGGGGGGAAGCGTCTCTGCCGTTCAGACCTTTTCAGGCCAGCGCATCAACCTCGGTTTCTCCGTGAAGTGTGACGATTTCAAGGCCACCTTCTACGATACCGGTGCCCCGAAGGAGTTCAGGAGCGTGCTGACGGTCACGGACAACGGCCGCGTCGTCATCGACAAGCGCCCGGTAATCGTCAATGATCCGCTGACCTACAAGGGGATCACCTTCTATCAATCGAGCTACGGCCAGGCCGAAGAGGGTGGCCTCTTCCACTTCACGGTTCGTGATCGGAAGGGGGGAGCACCGGTCAAGATTTCGGCAGGCTATGGCGAGAAGAAACCCCTTCCCGACGGTTCCATGATGCAGGTGCTCGAGGCAACCCAGGAGGTGAGCCAGTTCGTTCCCCAGTTCAACGGACCGGCCGCGCGGATCGAGGTGACCCCCAAAGGGGGGCAGCCCCTGGCCTTTATCGTCTTCAGGAACTTTCCCAACTTCGACGAGCAGCGGGGCGGGGCGCAGATCTTTACGTACGACGGCTCGGACGAAAAGATGTACACCGGTCTGCAGGTGGCGAAGGACCCCGGCGTCTGGGTTGTCTGGACCGGCTGCTTCATGATGGTGCTGGGGTGCTGCATGGCGTTCTTCATGTCCCACAAGCGTATCTGGGTGCGGGTACGCAAGGGGCATGTCACCATCGGCGGGGGGGCCAGCAAGAACCCGGCCGGGTTCCAGATTCTGTTTGACGAACTCGTCGACAAGCTGAAAAAACAGTAA
- a CDS encoding cytochrome c7 — protein sequence MKKIVAALALTVFAAGLAFAADDIVLKAKNGNVSFPHKKHQEVLKDCKKCHEKGPGKIEGFGKDVAHKTCKGCHEEMKKGPTKCGECHKK from the coding sequence ATGAAAAAGATTGTCGCTGCTCTCGCTCTCACCGTCTTCGCTGCCGGCCTTGCCTTCGCCGCCGATGACATCGTCCTCAAGGCAAAGAACGGGAACGTCTCTTTCCCGCACAAGAAGCACCAGGAGGTCCTGAAGGACTGTAAGAAGTGCCACGAGAAGGGCCCGGGCAAGATTGAAGGGTTCGGCAAGGACGTGGCGCACAAGACCTGCAAGGGGTGCCATGAAGAGATGAAGAAGGGGCCGACCAAGTGTGGTGAGTGCCACAAGAAGTAA
- the purE gene encoding 5-(carboxyamino)imidazole ribonucleotide mutase yields the protein MDKPQVLIVMGSDSDVPIMEEVAKVLDQFGIAWEMRIASAHRSPKKAAALASGAAGRGVKVIVAGAGMAAHLAGVIAADTILPVIAVPIPGGALNGLDALYAMVQMPGGIPVATMAIGKAGAKNAGLLAVQIIALGEPALSARLHGYKEAMAEEVEAKDRALQQRSPVA from the coding sequence ATGGACAAACCGCAGGTTTTGATCGTCATGGGAAGCGACTCCGACGTCCCCATTATGGAGGAGGTTGCCAAGGTCCTCGACCAGTTCGGGATTGCGTGGGAGATGCGGATCGCGTCGGCCCACCGGTCGCCGAAGAAGGCCGCCGCCCTGGCCTCCGGTGCCGCCGGTCGCGGCGTCAAGGTAATCGTCGCCGGAGCCGGCATGGCCGCCCATCTGGCCGGAGTGATTGCCGCCGACACCATCCTGCCGGTGATCGCCGTTCCGATCCCCGGCGGAGCCCTCAACGGGCTCGACGCCCTGTACGCCATGGTCCAGATGCCCGGCGGGATCCCGGTGGCGACCATGGCCATCGGGAAGGCGGGGGCTAAGAACGCGGGGCTTCTGGCGGTGCAGATCATCGCCCTCGGCGAGCCCGCTCTGAGCGCCAGGCTCCATGGGTACAAGGAGGCGATGGCCGAAGAGGTGGAGGCCAAGGATCGCGCTCTCCAGCAGCGTTCACCCGTGGCATAG
- the purD gene encoding phosphoribosylamine--glycine ligase codes for MNVLVIGSGGREHALVWKISQSPLVTKVYCAPGNPGTGLIAENVPLKVDDLDGLLAFARANGIDLTVVGPELPLSLGIVDRFEENGLAIFGARQNAAIIEASKAFSKDLMHKYGVPTAAYGVFTEVEPAVAFIDKTGIPIVIKADGLAAGKGVIIAQSRDEAVATVRDMLSGNAFGAAGSRVVIEEFLVGEEASFLAFTDGKNIIPLASAQDHKAVYDGDQGPNTGGMGAYSPAPVVTPAIHEKAMAEVMRRTVDGMAAEGRPYRGVLYAGLMVNGGEVKTLEFNARFGDPECQPLLMRMKSDIVPVLLAVARGDLSGVSIEWHDKAAVCVVMAAGGYPGDYRTGDEIRGLDGAAALDDLVVFHAGTAEADGKIITSGGRVLGVTALGSTVQDAIDRAYQGVATITWDGVHFRRDIGAKALKR; via the coding sequence ATGAATGTTCTCGTTATTGGCAGCGGCGGCAGGGAGCATGCCCTGGTCTGGAAGATCTCCCAGTCGCCCCTTGTGACCAAGGTCTACTGTGCGCCGGGGAATCCCGGCACCGGCCTCATCGCCGAAAACGTCCCGCTGAAGGTCGACGATCTCGACGGCCTCCTGGCCTTTGCCCGGGCGAACGGGATCGACCTCACCGTCGTCGGGCCGGAGCTCCCCCTCTCCCTCGGCATTGTGGACCGGTTCGAGGAGAACGGCCTCGCCATCTTCGGCGCCCGGCAGAATGCGGCGATCATCGAGGCGAGCAAGGCATTTTCCAAGGACCTGATGCACAAGTATGGCGTCCCGACCGCTGCTTACGGCGTTTTCACCGAGGTGGAGCCGGCGGTGGCGTTCATCGACAAGACGGGGATTCCGATCGTTATCAAGGCCGACGGCCTGGCCGCCGGCAAAGGGGTCATCATCGCCCAGAGCCGCGACGAGGCGGTGGCCACCGTCCGGGACATGCTTTCGGGCAATGCCTTCGGGGCGGCCGGCTCCCGGGTGGTGATCGAGGAGTTTCTCGTGGGGGAGGAGGCGTCGTTCCTCGCCTTCACCGACGGGAAAAACATCATCCCCCTCGCCTCCGCCCAGGACCACAAGGCGGTGTACGATGGCGACCAGGGCCCCAACACCGGCGGGATGGGGGCCTACTCCCCGGCTCCGGTGGTGACCCCCGCCATCCACGAGAAGGCGATGGCCGAGGTGATGCGCCGGACGGTGGACGGCATGGCGGCGGAGGGGCGTCCCTACCGCGGCGTCCTCTACGCCGGGCTCATGGTGAACGGCGGCGAGGTGAAGACCCTCGAATTCAACGCCCGGTTCGGGGACCCCGAGTGCCAGCCGCTGCTGATGCGGATGAAGTCGGATATCGTTCCGGTCCTCCTGGCGGTGGCCAGGGGGGATCTCTCGGGCGTCTCCATCGAGTGGCACGACAAGGCGGCCGTCTGTGTCGTCATGGCCGCCGGCGGCTACCCGGGCGACTACCGCACGGGGGACGAGATCAGGGGGCTCGACGGGGCCGCGGCCCTGGACGATCTCGTCGTCTTCCACGCCGGGACCGCCGAGGCGGACGGGAAGATCATCACCAGCGGGGGACGGGTTCTCGGGGTTACTGCCCTCGGCTCTACGGTGCAGGATGCCATCGACCGCGCCTATCAGGGGGTTGCGACCATAACGTGGGATGGGGTTCACTTCCGCCGGGACATCGGCGCGAAGGCCCTGAAACGCTGA
- the purH gene encoding bifunctional phosphoribosylaminoimidazolecarboxamide formyltransferase/IMP cyclohydrolase — MAKITRALISLSDKTGLVEFARELAGYGVEILSTGGTAKLLRDAGLAVKDVSEFTGFPEMLDGRVKTLHPKVHGGLLGMRSNPEHVATMKQHGIEAIDMVVVNLYPFEATVANPDCPLEDAIENIDIGGPTMLRSAAKNNADVTVVVDPTDYRTVLDEMRASGGSVSKETNFRLAVKVYQHTAAYDGAISNWLGSRTGEGVSPYPDTITLQFRKAQEMRYGENPHQGAAFYVERGVKEASVATTRQLQGKELSYNNIADTDAALECVKQFTEGPACVIVKHANPCGVAVGATLLEAYDRAYATDPESAFGGIIAFNRELDAETARAICDRQFVEVIIAPQVAAGAVEVVAAKKNVRLLECGVWPEEPARRLDLKRVNGGLLVQDADLDLYAELKVVSARQPTDQEMKDLIFAWRVAKFVKSNAIVYGKGNMTIGVGAGQMSRVNSARIAAIKAEHAGLEVKGGVMASDAFFPFRDGIDNAAAAGITAVIQPGGSMRDAEVIAAADEHGMAMVFTGMRHFRH, encoded by the coding sequence ATGGCAAAGATTACCCGCGCGCTCATCAGCCTCTCCGACAAAACCGGCCTCGTCGAGTTTGCCCGGGAACTGGCAGGCTACGGCGTCGAGATCCTCTCCACCGGCGGCACCGCCAAGCTTCTGCGCGATGCGGGGCTTGCCGTCAAGGACGTATCCGAATTCACCGGTTTCCCCGAGATGCTGGATGGCCGGGTGAAGACGCTCCACCCCAAGGTCCACGGCGGCCTCCTCGGCATGCGCTCCAACCCCGAGCATGTGGCCACCATGAAACAGCACGGCATCGAGGCGATCGACATGGTGGTGGTGAACCTCTACCCCTTCGAGGCGACCGTGGCAAACCCCGACTGCCCCCTGGAGGATGCCATCGAGAATATCGACATCGGCGGCCCGACCATGCTCCGCTCGGCGGCGAAGAACAACGCCGACGTGACCGTCGTGGTGGACCCGACGGATTACCGCACCGTCCTCGACGAGATGCGTGCCTCGGGAGGCTCCGTTTCGAAGGAGACCAACTTCCGCCTGGCGGTGAAGGTCTACCAGCACACCGCCGCCTATGACGGCGCCATCTCCAACTGGCTTGGGAGCAGGACCGGCGAAGGGGTGTCCCCCTATCCCGACACCATCACCCTCCAGTTCCGAAAGGCCCAGGAGATGCGCTACGGTGAGAACCCCCACCAGGGTGCCGCCTTCTACGTCGAGCGCGGCGTGAAGGAGGCGTCGGTCGCCACCACCCGCCAGCTCCAGGGGAAAGAGCTTTCCTACAACAATATTGCCGATACCGATGCGGCGCTGGAATGCGTGAAGCAGTTCACCGAAGGGCCCGCCTGCGTCATCGTCAAGCATGCCAACCCCTGCGGCGTCGCCGTCGGCGCGACGCTCCTTGAAGCGTACGACCGGGCCTACGCCACCGACCCCGAGTCGGCCTTCGGCGGGATCATCGCCTTCAACCGCGAGCTGGATGCCGAAACGGCCCGGGCGATCTGCGACCGGCAGTTCGTGGAGGTGATCATCGCCCCGCAGGTCGCTGCCGGGGCCGTTGAGGTGGTGGCCGCCAAGAAGAACGTGCGGCTGCTGGAGTGCGGGGTGTGGCCCGAGGAGCCTGCACGGCGCCTCGACCTCAAGCGGGTGAACGGGGGGCTGCTCGTTCAGGATGCCGATCTGGACCTCTATGCCGAACTGAAAGTGGTAAGCGCGCGCCAGCCCACCGACCAGGAGATGAAGGACCTGATCTTCGCCTGGCGGGTCGCCAAGTTCGTGAAATCCAACGCCATCGTCTATGGGAAGGGGAACATGACCATCGGCGTCGGCGCCGGCCAGATGAGCCGCGTCAACTCTGCCCGCATCGCCGCCATCAAGGCCGAGCACGCCGGACTGGAGGTCAAGGGGGGAGTCATGGCCTCCGACGCCTTCTTCCCGTTTCGCGACGGGATCGATAATGCGGCCGCCGCCGGCATCACCGCCGTCATCCAGCCGGGGGGGAGCATGCGCGACGCCGAGGTGATCGCCGCCGCCGACGAGCACGGCATGGCGATGGTCTTCACCGGCATGCGGCACTTCAGGCACTGA